From the genome of Aerococcus sanguinicola:
CAGAAGGGCGCTCTGCTGTGCGGCGTGTGTCGGACCAGCTTTGACCAAGAAACTTACCGAGCTTTGGGCCACTGTCCCCGATGCCAGGCAGCTTTCAATCCCGCTTGCCAGCGCCATGCTGGGCTATACTTTGCCTCAGAAAAAGAGAAAAACCATAATGGAGGAGTTAGATTTAATGAACGATAAGATTACCGCGGCGATTAATAAGAAAGTCGCCCTGGCAAATACATCAGTTTGGCAATATGGTCTCCGGGCTATTTTTGCCGGCATTTACTTGGGAATTGGCTGTGGCGTAGCTTTTATGACGGCAGAACAAATTAGCGCGGTTCATCCTGAC
Proteins encoded in this window:
- a CDS encoding CHY zinc finger protein; the protein is MQEAREIRGLDLDREGRCRHYHLPVDVLALYCATCQAYYACYQCHAALADHDFTLIQKDQKGALLCGVCRTSFDQETYRALGHCPRCQAAFNPACQRHAGLYFASEKEKNHNGGVRFNER